The following coding sequences lie in one Salarias fasciatus chromosome 7 unlocalized genomic scaffold, fSalaFa1.1 super_scaffold_4, whole genome shotgun sequence genomic window:
- the dennd1a gene encoding DENN domain-containing protein 1A isoform X1, producing the protein MGSRIREKPESTFEVFVEVYHSGQLGSGPEILRQYPVDYTEQETVQTVPKFCFPFSMDSLIFNQVGQNFTFVLTDIESKQRFGFCRLSSGAHTCYCILSYLPWFEVFYKLLNILADYRVKGQESQWEELLVSLHTLPIPEPGVPVHLGVHSFFTVPDPTELPSIPENRNLTEYFVAVDVNNMLHLYASMLYERRILICCSKLSTLTACVHGSAAMLFPMHWQHVYIPVLPQHLLDYCCAPMPYLIGVHSSLMEKVRGMALDDVVILNVDTNMLETPHDDLQSLPNDVVSALKSRLKKVSTTTGVGVAQAFLKSQAALFGSYRSALHIESGEPITFSEDAFINHRSSAMRQFLHNAIQLQLFKQFIDGRLDLLNSGEGFNDIFEEEINMGEYAGSDKTYHQWLFTVKKGGGAIFNTVKTKANPAMKTVYKFAKDHARMRIKEVKSRLKQKEQTENGFSTGGSAVIDDEGLAGFHSSSSSSAMREEALGALDDHRPFTVHFGHLSRSEARPPLPLKRPISNLSLENSIDHSIRPTRHYTVFLSEDSSGDELQCDDDSISGFPDSFLFSVPFEWSPLPQPYRSLKEAQLIEGDDLGLGTESHTAPPSPVNEKLSNISLLGDIFGCQDEPDGQPVTSAKSLEDVRTAKDAELQAKFTYQRMDLSSGENSRTLPGLKLSAPYHKLWSSGQDGAAPSPSPSPSPSVHPPTHTQAHSPTHESAGAGLDPLEPSTPGNITIPRPHGRKTPELGSVLAPPVGGRTTSGAQEFRQALSMTAEGDLLRPPQGVDSVDLIRLLDPLNSSADVGVPAPPPRSYQQGLPPFGLHPHMSLNPFSQSLQHRSPTVGGNPFNAVYRAPPGSYLPGPARPQSFPTLPGLYRQPSPDGSGLPRNYGLHQAAYPPPGPAPPPSSASSHALSSLTDASCVVGAKPACAEAADPFGDLLTLAAPASHDKKKVEDLRRKWETFD; encoded by the exons ATGGGGTCTCGAATCAG GGAGAAGCCGGAGTCCACGTTCGAGGTGTTTGTGGAGGTGTACCATTCGGGCCAGCTCGGCTCAG GGCCAGAAATCCTCAGGCAGTACCCCGTGGACTACACCGAGCAG GAGACCGTCCAGACTGTGCCCAAGTTCTGCTTCCCGTTCAGCATggacag CCTGATCTTCAACCAGGTGGGACAGAACTTCACCTTCGTGCTGACGGACATTGAAAGTAAACAGCGCTTCGGCTTCTGCCGCCTGTCGTCCGGCGCTCACACCTGCTACTGcatcctcag ctACCTGCCCTGGTTCGAGGTCTTCTACAAGCTGCTGAACATCCTGGCGGACTACAGGGTCAAAGGCCAG GAGAGCCAGTGGGAGGAGCTCCTGGTGTCCCTGCATACCCTCCCCATCCCTGAGCCGGGCGTGCCGGTTCACCTGGGCGTG CATTCCTTCTTCACTGTGCCTGACCCGACAGAACTCCCCAGCATCCCGGAAAAT AGAAACCTGACCGAGTACTTCGTAGCAGTAGACGTCAACAACATGCTCCATCTGTACGCCAGCATGCTGTACGAGCGCCGAATCCTCATCTGCTGTAGCAAACTGAGCACT TTAACCGCGTGTGTCCACGGCTCCGCCGCCATGCTGTTTCCAATGCACTGGCAGCACGTCTACATTCCTGTCCTGCCTCAGCATCTGCTGGACTACTGCTG tgCCCCGATGCCCTACCTCATTGGCGTCCATTCCAGCCTGATGGAG AAGGTCCGCGGCATGGCGCTGGACGACGTGGTCATCCTGAACGTGGACACCAACATGCTGGAGACGCCGCACGACGACCTGCAGAGTTTACCCAACGACGTG GTTTCCGCTCTGAAGAGCCGCTTGAAGAAGGTTTCCACGACGACGGGCGTGGGCGTGGCCCAGGCCTTCCTGAAGAGCCAGGCGGCGCTGTTCGGCAGCTACCGGAGCGCTCTGCACATCGAGTCG GGCGAGCCCATCACCTTCAGCGAGGACGCCTTCATTAACCACCGCTCCAGCGCCATGAGGCAGTTCCTGCACAACgccatccagctgcagctcttcaagCAG TTCATCGACGGGCGGCTGGACCTGCTGAACTCGGGAGAGGGCTTCAACGACATCTTCGAGGAGGAGATCAACATGGGCGAATACGCAG GCAGTGATAAGACCTACCACCAGTGGCTGTTCACGGTCAAG aaagggggcggggctatcTTCAACACCGTCAAGACGAAGGCAAATCCTGCCATGAAGACTGTTTACAAGTTT GCCAAAGACCATGCAAGGATGCGTATCAAGGAAGTGAAGAGCCGGCTGAAGCAGAAG GAGCAGACGGAGAACGGGTTCTCCACGGGGGGCTCGGCGGTGATCGACGACGAGGGCCTGGCAGGCTTCcactcctcgtcctccagctccgccaTGAGGGAGGAGGCGCTGGGGGCCCTGGACGACCACCGGCCCTTCACCGTGCACTTCGGACATCTGAGCAGGAGCGAG GCTCGGCCTCCGCTGCCGCTGAAGAGACCAATCAGCAACCTGAGTCTGGAGAACAGCATCGACCA CTCTATCCGTCCTACTCGCCACTACACCGTCTTTCTGTCGGAGGATTCGTCCGGAGACGAGCTCCAGTGCGACGATGACTCCATCTCTGGGTTTCCCGACAGCTTTCTCTTCTCCGTCCCTTTCGAGTGGTCTCCTCT GCCACAGCCCTACCGCTCCCTGAAGGAGGCCCAGCTGATTGAGGGGGACGACCTGGGCCTGGGCACAGAGAGCCACACGGCGCCGCCCAGCCCCGTCAACGAGAAGCTCTCCAACATCAGCCTGCTGGGGGACATCTTCGGCTGCCAGGACGAGCCCGACGGTCAGCCCGTCACCTCGGCCAAAAGCCTGGAGGACGTGAGGACGGCCAAAGACGCCGAGCTGCAGGCCAAGTTCACCTACCAG cgaaTGGACCTGAGTTCTGGGGAGAACTCGCGGACCCTTCCGGGCCTGAAGCTGTCTGCTCCGTACCACAAGCTGTGGAGTTCGGGTCAGGACGGGGCggccccgtccccgtccccgtccccgtccccgtccgttcacccccccacacacacacaagcccacTCTCCCACCCACGAAAGTGCCGGCGCAGGCCTGGACCCGTTGGAACCCTCCACCCCGGGAAACATCACCATCCCCCGTCCTCACGGAAGGAAGACCCCCGAGCTGGGCTCGGTGCTGGCGCCCCCTGTGGGGGGGAGGACTACATCAGGGGCGCAGGAGTTCAGACAAGCTCTGTCCATGACTGCGGAGGGAGACCTGCTGAGGCCCCCCCAGGGTGTGGACAGCGTAGACCTGATCCGCCTTCTGGACCCCCTGAACTCGTCGGCAGACGTCGGTGTCCCGGCCCCCCCGCCCCGGTCGTACCAACAAGGCCTGCCCCCCTTCGGCCTGCACCCCCACATGTCCCTGAACCCGTTCTCCCAGTCCCTGCAGCACCGCTCGCCCACCGTGGGGGGGAACCCCTTCAACGCGGTCTACAGGGCGCCGCCGGGCTCGTACCTGCCCGGTCCGGCCCGCCCCCAGTCCTTCCCCACGCTGCCGGGCCTGTACCGGCAGCCGTCGCCGGACGGCTCCGGCCTGCCCCGGAACTACGGCCTGCATCAGGCAGCCTACCCCCCCCCgggccccgccccgccgccgtcctccgccAGCAGCCACGCCCTCTCCAGCCTCACGGACGCTTCTTGCGTTGTCGGTGCGAAGCCGGCCTGTGCCGAGGCCGCGGACCCCTTCGGAGACCTCCTGACTCTCGCTGCACCGGCCTCGCACGACAAGAAGAAGGTGGAGGACCTGCGGCGCAAGTGGGAGACGTTTGACTGA
- the dennd1a gene encoding DENN domain-containing protein 1A isoform X3 codes for MGSRIREKPESTFEVFVEVYHSGQLGSGPEILRQYPVDYTEQETVQTVPKFCFPFSMDSLIFNQVGQNFTFVLTDIESKQRFGFCRLSSGAHTCYCILSYLPWFEVFYKLLNILADYRVKGQESQWEELLVSLHTLPIPEPGVPVHLGVHSFFTVPDPTELPSIPENRNLTEYFVAVDVNNMLHLYASMLYERRILICCSKLSTLTACVHGSAAMLFPMHWQHVYIPVLPQHLLDYCCAPMPYLIGVHSSLMEKVRGMALDDVVILNVDTNMLETPHDDLQSLPNDVVSALKSRLKKVSTTTGVGVAQAFLKSQAALFGSYRSALHIESGEPITFSEDAFINHRSSAMRQFLHNAIQLQLFKQFIDGRLDLLNSGEGFNDIFEEEINMGEYAGSDKTYHQWLFTVKKGGGAIFNTVKTKANPAMKTVYKFAKDHARMRIKEVKSRLKQKEQTENGFSTGGSAVIDDEGLAGFHSSSSSSAMREEALGALDDHRPFTVHFGHLSRSEARPPLPLKRPISNLSLENSIDQPQPYRSLKEAQLIEGDDLGLGTESHTAPPSPVNEKLSNISLLGDIFGCQDEPDGQPVTSAKSLEDVRTAKDAELQAKFTYQRMDLSSGENSRTLPGLKLSAPYHKLWSSGQDGAAPSPSPSPSPSVHPPTHTQAHSPTHESAGAGLDPLEPSTPGNITIPRPHGRKTPELGSVLAPPVGGRTTSGAQEFRQALSMTAEGDLLRPPQGVDSVDLIRLLDPLNSSADVGVPAPPPRSYQQGLPPFGLHPHMSLNPFSQSLQHRSPTVGGNPFNAVYRAPPGSYLPGPARPQSFPTLPGLYRQPSPDGSGLPRNYGLHQAAYPPPGPAPPPSSASSHALSSLTDASCVVGAKPACAEAADPFGDLLTLAAPASHDKKKVEDLRRKWETFD; via the exons ATGGGGTCTCGAATCAG GGAGAAGCCGGAGTCCACGTTCGAGGTGTTTGTGGAGGTGTACCATTCGGGCCAGCTCGGCTCAG GGCCAGAAATCCTCAGGCAGTACCCCGTGGACTACACCGAGCAG GAGACCGTCCAGACTGTGCCCAAGTTCTGCTTCCCGTTCAGCATggacag CCTGATCTTCAACCAGGTGGGACAGAACTTCACCTTCGTGCTGACGGACATTGAAAGTAAACAGCGCTTCGGCTTCTGCCGCCTGTCGTCCGGCGCTCACACCTGCTACTGcatcctcag ctACCTGCCCTGGTTCGAGGTCTTCTACAAGCTGCTGAACATCCTGGCGGACTACAGGGTCAAAGGCCAG GAGAGCCAGTGGGAGGAGCTCCTGGTGTCCCTGCATACCCTCCCCATCCCTGAGCCGGGCGTGCCGGTTCACCTGGGCGTG CATTCCTTCTTCACTGTGCCTGACCCGACAGAACTCCCCAGCATCCCGGAAAAT AGAAACCTGACCGAGTACTTCGTAGCAGTAGACGTCAACAACATGCTCCATCTGTACGCCAGCATGCTGTACGAGCGCCGAATCCTCATCTGCTGTAGCAAACTGAGCACT TTAACCGCGTGTGTCCACGGCTCCGCCGCCATGCTGTTTCCAATGCACTGGCAGCACGTCTACATTCCTGTCCTGCCTCAGCATCTGCTGGACTACTGCTG tgCCCCGATGCCCTACCTCATTGGCGTCCATTCCAGCCTGATGGAG AAGGTCCGCGGCATGGCGCTGGACGACGTGGTCATCCTGAACGTGGACACCAACATGCTGGAGACGCCGCACGACGACCTGCAGAGTTTACCCAACGACGTG GTTTCCGCTCTGAAGAGCCGCTTGAAGAAGGTTTCCACGACGACGGGCGTGGGCGTGGCCCAGGCCTTCCTGAAGAGCCAGGCGGCGCTGTTCGGCAGCTACCGGAGCGCTCTGCACATCGAGTCG GGCGAGCCCATCACCTTCAGCGAGGACGCCTTCATTAACCACCGCTCCAGCGCCATGAGGCAGTTCCTGCACAACgccatccagctgcagctcttcaagCAG TTCATCGACGGGCGGCTGGACCTGCTGAACTCGGGAGAGGGCTTCAACGACATCTTCGAGGAGGAGATCAACATGGGCGAATACGCAG GCAGTGATAAGACCTACCACCAGTGGCTGTTCACGGTCAAG aaagggggcggggctatcTTCAACACCGTCAAGACGAAGGCAAATCCTGCCATGAAGACTGTTTACAAGTTT GCCAAAGACCATGCAAGGATGCGTATCAAGGAAGTGAAGAGCCGGCTGAAGCAGAAG GAGCAGACGGAGAACGGGTTCTCCACGGGGGGCTCGGCGGTGATCGACGACGAGGGCCTGGCAGGCTTCcactcctcgtcctccagctccgccaTGAGGGAGGAGGCGCTGGGGGCCCTGGACGACCACCGGCCCTTCACCGTGCACTTCGGACATCTGAGCAGGAGCGAG GCTCGGCCTCCGCTGCCGCTGAAGAGACCAATCAGCAACCTGAGTCTGGAGAACAGCATCGACCA GCCACAGCCCTACCGCTCCCTGAAGGAGGCCCAGCTGATTGAGGGGGACGACCTGGGCCTGGGCACAGAGAGCCACACGGCGCCGCCCAGCCCCGTCAACGAGAAGCTCTCCAACATCAGCCTGCTGGGGGACATCTTCGGCTGCCAGGACGAGCCCGACGGTCAGCCCGTCACCTCGGCCAAAAGCCTGGAGGACGTGAGGACGGCCAAAGACGCCGAGCTGCAGGCCAAGTTCACCTACCAG cgaaTGGACCTGAGTTCTGGGGAGAACTCGCGGACCCTTCCGGGCCTGAAGCTGTCTGCTCCGTACCACAAGCTGTGGAGTTCGGGTCAGGACGGGGCggccccgtccccgtccccgtccccgtccccgtccgttcacccccccacacacacacaagcccacTCTCCCACCCACGAAAGTGCCGGCGCAGGCCTGGACCCGTTGGAACCCTCCACCCCGGGAAACATCACCATCCCCCGTCCTCACGGAAGGAAGACCCCCGAGCTGGGCTCGGTGCTGGCGCCCCCTGTGGGGGGGAGGACTACATCAGGGGCGCAGGAGTTCAGACAAGCTCTGTCCATGACTGCGGAGGGAGACCTGCTGAGGCCCCCCCAGGGTGTGGACAGCGTAGACCTGATCCGCCTTCTGGACCCCCTGAACTCGTCGGCAGACGTCGGTGTCCCGGCCCCCCCGCCCCGGTCGTACCAACAAGGCCTGCCCCCCTTCGGCCTGCACCCCCACATGTCCCTGAACCCGTTCTCCCAGTCCCTGCAGCACCGCTCGCCCACCGTGGGGGGGAACCCCTTCAACGCGGTCTACAGGGCGCCGCCGGGCTCGTACCTGCCCGGTCCGGCCCGCCCCCAGTCCTTCCCCACGCTGCCGGGCCTGTACCGGCAGCCGTCGCCGGACGGCTCCGGCCTGCCCCGGAACTACGGCCTGCATCAGGCAGCCTACCCCCCCCCgggccccgccccgccgccgtcctccgccAGCAGCCACGCCCTCTCCAGCCTCACGGACGCTTCTTGCGTTGTCGGTGCGAAGCCGGCCTGTGCCGAGGCCGCGGACCCCTTCGGAGACCTCCTGACTCTCGCTGCACCGGCCTCGCACGACAAGAAGAAGGTGGAGGACCTGCGGCGCAAGTGGGAGACGTTTGACTGA
- the dennd1a gene encoding DENN domain-containing protein 1A isoform X2 — translation MGSRIREKPESTFEVFVEVYHSGQLGSGPEILRQYPVDYTEQETVQTVPKFCFPFSMDSLIFNQVGQNFTFVLTDIESKQRFGFCRLSSGAHTCYCILSYLPWFEVFYKLLNILADYRVKGQESQWEELLVSLHTLPIPEPGVPVHLGVHSFFTVPDPTELPSIPENRNLTEYFVAVDVNNMLHLYASMLYERRILICCSKLSTLTACVHGSAAMLFPMHWQHVYIPVLPQHLLDYCCAPMPYLIGVHSSLMEVRGMALDDVVILNVDTNMLETPHDDLQSLPNDVVSALKSRLKKVSTTTGVGVAQAFLKSQAALFGSYRSALHIESGEPITFSEDAFINHRSSAMRQFLHNAIQLQLFKQFIDGRLDLLNSGEGFNDIFEEEINMGEYAGSDKTYHQWLFTVKKGGGAIFNTVKTKANPAMKTVYKFAKDHARMRIKEVKSRLKQKEQTENGFSTGGSAVIDDEGLAGFHSSSSSSAMREEALGALDDHRPFTVHFGHLSRSEARPPLPLKRPISNLSLENSIDHSIRPTRHYTVFLSEDSSGDELQCDDDSISGFPDSFLFSVPFEWSPLPQPYRSLKEAQLIEGDDLGLGTESHTAPPSPVNEKLSNISLLGDIFGCQDEPDGQPVTSAKSLEDVRTAKDAELQAKFTYQRMDLSSGENSRTLPGLKLSAPYHKLWSSGQDGAAPSPSPSPSPSVHPPTHTQAHSPTHESAGAGLDPLEPSTPGNITIPRPHGRKTPELGSVLAPPVGGRTTSGAQEFRQALSMTAEGDLLRPPQGVDSVDLIRLLDPLNSSADVGVPAPPPRSYQQGLPPFGLHPHMSLNPFSQSLQHRSPTVGGNPFNAVYRAPPGSYLPGPARPQSFPTLPGLYRQPSPDGSGLPRNYGLHQAAYPPPGPAPPPSSASSHALSSLTDASCVVGAKPACAEAADPFGDLLTLAAPASHDKKKVEDLRRKWETFD, via the exons ATGGGGTCTCGAATCAG GGAGAAGCCGGAGTCCACGTTCGAGGTGTTTGTGGAGGTGTACCATTCGGGCCAGCTCGGCTCAG GGCCAGAAATCCTCAGGCAGTACCCCGTGGACTACACCGAGCAG GAGACCGTCCAGACTGTGCCCAAGTTCTGCTTCCCGTTCAGCATggacag CCTGATCTTCAACCAGGTGGGACAGAACTTCACCTTCGTGCTGACGGACATTGAAAGTAAACAGCGCTTCGGCTTCTGCCGCCTGTCGTCCGGCGCTCACACCTGCTACTGcatcctcag ctACCTGCCCTGGTTCGAGGTCTTCTACAAGCTGCTGAACATCCTGGCGGACTACAGGGTCAAAGGCCAG GAGAGCCAGTGGGAGGAGCTCCTGGTGTCCCTGCATACCCTCCCCATCCCTGAGCCGGGCGTGCCGGTTCACCTGGGCGTG CATTCCTTCTTCACTGTGCCTGACCCGACAGAACTCCCCAGCATCCCGGAAAAT AGAAACCTGACCGAGTACTTCGTAGCAGTAGACGTCAACAACATGCTCCATCTGTACGCCAGCATGCTGTACGAGCGCCGAATCCTCATCTGCTGTAGCAAACTGAGCACT TTAACCGCGTGTGTCCACGGCTCCGCCGCCATGCTGTTTCCAATGCACTGGCAGCACGTCTACATTCCTGTCCTGCCTCAGCATCTGCTGGACTACTGCTG tgCCCCGATGCCCTACCTCATTGGCGTCCATTCCAGCCTGATGGAG GTCCGCGGCATGGCGCTGGACGACGTGGTCATCCTGAACGTGGACACCAACATGCTGGAGACGCCGCACGACGACCTGCAGAGTTTACCCAACGACGTG GTTTCCGCTCTGAAGAGCCGCTTGAAGAAGGTTTCCACGACGACGGGCGTGGGCGTGGCCCAGGCCTTCCTGAAGAGCCAGGCGGCGCTGTTCGGCAGCTACCGGAGCGCTCTGCACATCGAGTCG GGCGAGCCCATCACCTTCAGCGAGGACGCCTTCATTAACCACCGCTCCAGCGCCATGAGGCAGTTCCTGCACAACgccatccagctgcagctcttcaagCAG TTCATCGACGGGCGGCTGGACCTGCTGAACTCGGGAGAGGGCTTCAACGACATCTTCGAGGAGGAGATCAACATGGGCGAATACGCAG GCAGTGATAAGACCTACCACCAGTGGCTGTTCACGGTCAAG aaagggggcggggctatcTTCAACACCGTCAAGACGAAGGCAAATCCTGCCATGAAGACTGTTTACAAGTTT GCCAAAGACCATGCAAGGATGCGTATCAAGGAAGTGAAGAGCCGGCTGAAGCAGAAG GAGCAGACGGAGAACGGGTTCTCCACGGGGGGCTCGGCGGTGATCGACGACGAGGGCCTGGCAGGCTTCcactcctcgtcctccagctccgccaTGAGGGAGGAGGCGCTGGGGGCCCTGGACGACCACCGGCCCTTCACCGTGCACTTCGGACATCTGAGCAGGAGCGAG GCTCGGCCTCCGCTGCCGCTGAAGAGACCAATCAGCAACCTGAGTCTGGAGAACAGCATCGACCA CTCTATCCGTCCTACTCGCCACTACACCGTCTTTCTGTCGGAGGATTCGTCCGGAGACGAGCTCCAGTGCGACGATGACTCCATCTCTGGGTTTCCCGACAGCTTTCTCTTCTCCGTCCCTTTCGAGTGGTCTCCTCT GCCACAGCCCTACCGCTCCCTGAAGGAGGCCCAGCTGATTGAGGGGGACGACCTGGGCCTGGGCACAGAGAGCCACACGGCGCCGCCCAGCCCCGTCAACGAGAAGCTCTCCAACATCAGCCTGCTGGGGGACATCTTCGGCTGCCAGGACGAGCCCGACGGTCAGCCCGTCACCTCGGCCAAAAGCCTGGAGGACGTGAGGACGGCCAAAGACGCCGAGCTGCAGGCCAAGTTCACCTACCAG cgaaTGGACCTGAGTTCTGGGGAGAACTCGCGGACCCTTCCGGGCCTGAAGCTGTCTGCTCCGTACCACAAGCTGTGGAGTTCGGGTCAGGACGGGGCggccccgtccccgtccccgtccccgtccccgtccgttcacccccccacacacacacaagcccacTCTCCCACCCACGAAAGTGCCGGCGCAGGCCTGGACCCGTTGGAACCCTCCACCCCGGGAAACATCACCATCCCCCGTCCTCACGGAAGGAAGACCCCCGAGCTGGGCTCGGTGCTGGCGCCCCCTGTGGGGGGGAGGACTACATCAGGGGCGCAGGAGTTCAGACAAGCTCTGTCCATGACTGCGGAGGGAGACCTGCTGAGGCCCCCCCAGGGTGTGGACAGCGTAGACCTGATCCGCCTTCTGGACCCCCTGAACTCGTCGGCAGACGTCGGTGTCCCGGCCCCCCCGCCCCGGTCGTACCAACAAGGCCTGCCCCCCTTCGGCCTGCACCCCCACATGTCCCTGAACCCGTTCTCCCAGTCCCTGCAGCACCGCTCGCCCACCGTGGGGGGGAACCCCTTCAACGCGGTCTACAGGGCGCCGCCGGGCTCGTACCTGCCCGGTCCGGCCCGCCCCCAGTCCTTCCCCACGCTGCCGGGCCTGTACCGGCAGCCGTCGCCGGACGGCTCCGGCCTGCCCCGGAACTACGGCCTGCATCAGGCAGCCTACCCCCCCCCgggccccgccccgccgccgtcctccgccAGCAGCCACGCCCTCTCCAGCCTCACGGACGCTTCTTGCGTTGTCGGTGCGAAGCCGGCCTGTGCCGAGGCCGCGGACCCCTTCGGAGACCTCCTGACTCTCGCTGCACCGGCCTCGCACGACAAGAAGAAGGTGGAGGACCTGCGGCGCAAGTGGGAGACGTTTGACTGA